TACTTCATAAGGGGAATCCTGATGTTTAAGCATAAAACCTTCCGCCATAATTTTCCTGGAATCCCGGTGAATTTCCTGAAGATGCTCCCAGGAGTTCGCCTTCACCAAAGGTGAAATTCTGAATTTCTGATGAGAAATATTTATTGAAAGTGCTTCCAAAAGCCGCCTTCTTTCTTTTATCGGAAGGTTTCGGATGTCTTTGCCCTTAAGTTCCAATACATCATAGGCAATGAAACTGACCGGTGCTTCCTTGAGGTATTTTTTGCTTACATTTTTTCTTCCAATTCTCGTTTGTAGAAGGGAAAAAGGAAGTGGTCTTTCATCAGCATAACATAAGATTTCCCCATCCAAAACCGTCCCTTCTGGCAGGGATTTGGCCATTTCGGTTAATTCTGGGAATTTTTCAGTGACAAGTTCTTCCCCCCGGGACCAAATAAAGGTTTCACCTTTCCTTCTGATCAATTGTCCACGGATACCATCCCATTTCCACTCTATCTGCCAGGATGTTACTTCACCCAAGTCGGCAATTTCCTTGTCCAATGCATGGGCAAGGTAAAAAGGGTAGGGACGTGAAAGGTCATCGTAAAGGTTCTTGGAAAGGATCAAAGCAGAGAAATCGATAGAGGATGGATCCCAATCTCCCATGATCCTATGCGCTACTTCTGTTTTTTCCATGCCAAAAGCATCAGCAACCGCTTGGGTGACCAAATTTTGGCTGACACCAATCCGGAATCCTCCGGTAATGATTTTTGTAAATACAAAACATTCTTCCTTACTTAAAACCTTCCAGGCATGTAGAATTTTTTCTTTTTTTTCTTCCTCTTCCAGATTTTCCATGGCCATCAGGTAATTTATCCAATAGGCAAGGGAACTATCTTGACTTTCCGGGGTTAAAGGAAGTAAAAGGGAAAGGGTTTCGGCGAGGTCGCCCACAGTCTGGTAAGATTCCTCAAATAGCCATTCAGGGATTCCTGCCCATTCGCAGGCCCAGTTTCTTAAAAGTCTGGTATTGACCTGTCTTTTGGGGCGCTTGTGAGTAAAAAGTGCCAGTGTCCATAGCCTATCCGCGTCAGCAGCAGTAAGGAAATAGCGTTTCAAAGCATCCAACTTGTCCGAAGTTTTGTTGCTTTGGTCAAGTTCTTGGAACAACTGGGCAAATGATCTCATAAGGTTCTTCCACTATAGGAGGATGTAAAATTTGAATAATGTGACTTGTTTCACTTTCGTTCATACAATATTTGCTTATATTGAACAGGGAATTGAACATTTGGTCCAATTGGGCGTAATTAATAAAAAAACAAAGCGGCTATGAAAAAGTTGGCGATTTTATTTCTGATAGGAATAATTTTATTTTCCTGCCAGGATGATGAAAAATCCGGGTACACAGGCAATGAATTAGCCTTTGACCTGTTTCAGGGTTCTGATTTTGCCTATACAGGGAAGGTACTGGTTCGGGAGCTTCTCAATGGAGATCTTGAAATGACGCTCAGGCTAACAGGGGCCAAAGGGGATTCTGAATATTATTTCCCTGCCCACCTGCATTTCGGGGCTTATGACAACCTGGATTCTCCGATTGCTTATCTGCTCAACCCTATTGATATCAGGAAATTAGAAAGTGTAACGGTATTGGGGCAACTATCTAATGGAACAAAATTGAAATTTGAAGATTTCAGGAATTTCGATGGTCATATTAAAATCCACCTGGCTGATTCAGGTCCTGAATACCAGATAATTCTATCGGTAGGTAATGTGGGAAGAAATGACAACAGCATGGAAGCATTCAAACTGGAAAATATGACCATGTGTTCTCCCTATTATTAAACCATCAATCGTCAAAAAGAAAGGCCTCTCATTGAATTGGAAGGCCTTTTTCTATTTTTATTAACCGTTATTTTCTGTTTCTTCCATTACTTTCGGAACAAGCAACAAATTCATTTTTTCAGCTATTTCCTGAATTTCAGCGTACATTATCTTTTGGTATTCCAAATGTTCGGCATCCGAAAAAGGCTTCATAGGGTTGTGTACGTGGTATTTTCTGTGCTCTCCTTCATGCTCGTGGTCATGATCGTGGTCATGGGAATGCTCAAATCCGGGAACTTCAATGATGTCCTTGTCCCAAATTTTCAACTCTTCTTTTATTTCAGCATAATCAATTCCAGCTTCTTTTAGGGATTTTTCTAAATCCATGATTTCCTCACGGACATCCAAGGATTTTTGATGAATCTTATTAGCTTCTCTGAGTTCTGCAGTTATTTCCCGGTGTTCGTGCTTATGACCCGAACAAAAAGTAAACAAAGCCAAAGTAAATACAAGCAGGGATGGTAAGATAAGTTTCCTCATAATTGTTTAGTTTTTCCTGACCAAATATAAAAAAAGGCTGTCATTTCTGGCAGCCTTTTACAAATTATGGGGTCAACACCAATGGGAATGTAATATCAAGGTCTGTTTCGCCTCCTGCCTGAACGAAGTTCTGCCAATTTGGATTATTTGCACCTGGGAAGCTTTTGTTAAGATCATGACGTAATATTAATCTGAACTGTGCATTATTAAATCCAGGTGCAGAAGACACTTGCACATAGCCTTTCAGACCAATCGGGTTTCCATTTTTGTCTTCATCGGCATAAATGTAATTTAGAACTGGGGAACCGATGAAGGCTGTTCCCAAAAAGAAGAACTGATGTTCATCTGCCTCTTCCAGAATCTCTTCTGTAATGTCTTCATTTTCAATACTGTTAAAAAGGTCAATTTCCAACAAATACCTTTTTCCTATGCCCAATTGAATGGTCTGAATCGTAGGATTATTTCCTAATTCAAGACCCTGAGGGTCAAAGGCTTTAAATTCAACAGGATTCCCAACCGGGTTGTTGTTGTTATCTACTTCGGTGAAAGCCAAGGTTACATCGGTGATGATCTCCTGTTCTTTTTCAATTTCAGGATCATCACTTGTACAACCGCCCATTACAAACACAAAAGTGATCAACAATACGAATAGGAAACTGTAATTAAGGTTTTTCATAGTAATTGATTTTTAATTGGTTTAAAATTCATAATTAAGTTTGATGAACAGGTTTCGGCCTATTTCATCTGTGAAATACCGGAATCGGTTCATGTAATCTCTATAAGACTGGTCAAATAAATTTTGGACCTGTATTCCCAGGTTCAGTTTGTTGTCTTTGATTGGGAATGCTTTACTAAGACCCAAATTCCAAAGTGCATAGGCATGGGGTGCAGGTGCAAAATCAAAATCAGGTTCCCTATTCTGACGGGCTACAAAAAGATTGCTGACAGTGACTTTTGGGCCTGAACTTTTAGGGTTTTTTAGGAAAATGAATGTTAGCCCATTTTCTGTTCTGTCTGCAGGTATAAAGGGGAGAAATCCTTCATTGATCAGGTCATTGGCCCTGATCAGAGAACTTCTGGAAAAAAATTCCAAGGCCTCAGTAATTTGCCATTTGGCACTCAGGTCTGCACCATAAAGCAAGGCATCGGTTTGCAGGTATTCAAATACATTGAAAGTTCCCCTCAAAGAGACAAACTGTTCTTCTCTTGGACTCAGGTAGATGAAATTATTGATTTTATTAAAGTAGGCTGTAAGTTCTGCTGTGAAATTTCCTTTTTCAAAATTGATTGAATTGAGCCATTTATAAGATTCCTCACTGACAAATTCAGGATTTCCCAATTCAATAGCAGCCAAACCATGGTGAAGACCCTGACTGAATAGTTCATTGACATTGGGAGGCCTCCAGGCAGTGGCAATATTGGTGCTGAATGTCCAGTTCCTGTCAAAGGTATATACTCCTCCTAAAAAAGAACTGAAGTTCCGGAAGTCGAGGTTATATTGTTCCAGCTCCCTGTTGACAAACCTGGCAGATTGAAGATTTCTGAAGTCATACCTTAGTCCTCCTTCCACTTCAATCGGTCCTTTGGTGAATTTTTCTATGGCATAGAATCCAAGGTTCCACATGTCAAAGTTGGGAATCAACGGGGTAACCCCTGTTCCTGGGATATTGGAGTTTGCCTGTTGCATAAGGCTCATTCCAATAGAACCATCCCAATTTTTACCTGTCTGATGGGCGAAACTAAAATCGAGGGTATTGGTAAACAACTCCATGTCCAAAGAGGGCCTGTTGTTTAATTCTCCTCTTCTTCGGTCAAATTCCTGCCTATGGTTTCTTTGAAAGGCATATTGTAAATTGAGTTTTGCCCCTTCATGCAAATGATAATGCGCTTTTAGTTTGAACAATTGATGATCTACCTCTTGCTTGGGATTGTTGATACGGTAAGAAAATACAGCATCTCGAAAAGGCCTTCCATTTTCAATAATGCTTTCAAGATCGCTTAGGTTTCCTGTGTGAGAATCGCTTAATATGCCAATGGTAGACTGGAAATGGCTAAAGTAAGCCTCGGCACCAAGCCTACTGCTGCTGTATCCAAGGGCCCCGGAAAAATTAAATTCTCTTACTCCGGTATTGTCCAACATATAACCTGGAGTTTGAATGTTGCCGGCAATTTTGGAGGAAGTCTGAAACCTGTAGCCCAAGCCCCTTATTTTGTTGGAACCTCCCTGAACCATTGCCGCAGCATTGAGCCCGCGCCCATTGGAAAAACCTATCAAATCAAATTCTCCAGAGAATTCCGGTTTCAAGGGCAGGGGAGCGGGATTTACTAAAATTACTCCTCCCATGGCTTCAGGGCCAAATCGAACTGTTTCAGCGCCTTTAACAACAGCAATCTCTTTGGCTAAAAATGGATCTATTTCAGGAGCGTGCTCTGCGCCCCATTGTTGTCCTTCCAGTCTTACCCCATTGTTCATAATGAGTATCCTGTTGCTATGAAGGCCATGGATTACGGGTTTTTGTATACTTTGGCCAGAAGAATAAGAGGTTATTCCAGGAATTTTCCTTAGCATTTCTCCTAGATTTTGCCCTCTGCTTTCCCTTAAAAACTCTCCATAAATACTGGATATGGCATTTGAGGTCAGCAAAGCATCCTGATGGCCGTGGATTTCTACTCCTTCTAACCGTAAATCTTCAGCAGCTAATCTAATGGTATAGTTGATATTGGTTCTTATTTCCAATGTGTCCAGATGCTCTTTGTGGCCGAGATATTGTGTTTTTAATATAACTTTTCCATGACATATACCCTGAATACGAAAATTCCCCTGCTGATCACTTATAGCACCTTTTTCTTCCGTAATTAACCAAATATAGGCACCTTCTATAGGTTCATTGTTTTCTAAATGAACTACTTTACCCCTCAAAATCAAATTGCATGGTTGTTGAGAAAATACAGGTTGGATGAAGGTAAGGTAAAAGATGACTGAAAGTATAATCCTTTTCATTTTTGAAACTATGTTGCAAATATAAGCCGGTGAAATGAAAAACAGAAGGCTTTTTGCAACTTTGTTACATTTTTATTTGAAACGGATTAAAATGTTTTTCCCCTACCTATTTTAGTTTTATTTATAAGCTTTTCAAACTTTCAATTTTTTTGAGGGGCATACTCTGAAAAATAATCTAAAAAATAATTTAGATGGGGTATTGCAAAATTTAAAATTTTAAATTTGATTACAACCTCCATATATTATTTGTATGTATGTTTAACCACTAATCTTACTTACTCATGTTCAAAAAAATTTACCGTTTTATTGGAAAACCAGCAGTTGTTGGGGGATTGGCTTTAGCTTTTATCACGTTTGCCTGTCAGGAAAATCAGGAAACACCTACAATGGAATTGGAGGAACAATTTATCCGCTATCAAAATGGGGATGTCATTCCCGGAAGTTTTATTGTAGTGCTTAATCCTGAAGGAATTACTTTCAGAAAAGATGGAAGTTATGAAGGTAATCAGGCTGCATTGAGAACAGCAGCAAACAGTTTATTGGCCAAGTACCGGATTTCGGAGGAAAAGTTAGGGTTTGTTTACGGAACTGTTTTAGATGGTTTTTCTGTAAGGCTTAGTTCAGAGGAATTTGAAGTTTTAAAAAATGATCCTGCCGTTAAATACATAGAAAAGGACAGGGTAATTTCCATAGCTCAAGGAAACCGACCTGGAGGTGGCGGAGGCGGTGGTGGTTCCACTGGTCAAGTTATACCATGGGGTATTACAAGAGTTGGAGGTTTTGTTAATTACACAGGTAATAATGTCGCTTGGGTTTTGGATACAGGCATAGAATTGACCCATCCTGATCTCAATGTTAGTACTTCAAATGGTTTTACGGCATTCACCTCCGGTAGGGATGCAAATTTCAATGACCTCAACGGTCATGGTACCCACGTTGCTGGTACTATTGCAGCCATTAATAACAATATTGGGGTAGTTGGTGTCGCTGCAGGTGCGCCGGTTGTTCCAGTAAAAGTTCTTGATTCAAGGGGTTCCGGATCCTATTCAGGAGTTATAGCAGGAGTTAACTGGGTTGGCGCTAGAGGTACATCGGGTGATGTAGCCAATATGTCTTTGGGAGGTCCAATTTCCCAAGCTTTGGACGATGCGGTATTGGCCGCTTCCAATAATGGAATCAAATTTGTGTTGGCGGCTGGAAACAGTAGTACGAATGCCAATAACTCTTCTCCTGCGAGAGTAAATGGACCAAATATCTGGACAATTTCTGCCATGAACAGTTCAGATGTTTTTGCTTCTTTTTCCAATTTTGGAAATCCGCCGGTGGATTATTGTGCTCCTGGTGTTAGTATCAATTCTACTTGGTTGAAAGGGGGGTATAATTCCATTAGCGGAACTTCCATGGCTTCTCCTCATGCAGCAGGAGTGCTTTTACTGGGCAATGCCAAAACATCAGGATTTGTTCAAAATGATCCTGACGGAAATCCTGATCCGATTATCAGTAGATAGATAAGAATAATTGAGTTTGATTAAAAAAGGTTGTCTGAGATTTTTGGACAACCTTTTTATTTTTTTAATTTCTTCAGGTCAGCCAAAATTCCTTCAAGTCCATTGATCCTTATTTCATAAAGAGTACTCAACCACATGCCCAATTTTCCCTCAGGAAATCCTTGCCTATGCATCCAAACAAGGTAATATTCCGGAATATCGCAAAGCAGCCGGCCCTTATATTTTCCATAAGGCATCGTCTTGGTGACTAAATCCATTAGAATTTCCCTATCCATATTTCAAAGTAAGTCATAATTTAGCAGGTTATAAATAGGTAAACCATGAAAAAACTGACGTTTTCAGCATTGCTTTTCTTTTTCTTTTCGCCTTTATGCATTTCTCAAAATCTCTCAGGTACATGGGAGGGAGAATTACAGGTAATGGGACAAAGCCTTCCTTTGGTGTTCAATTTTAAGGAAGTAAATAATGATTGGAGTGGTAGCATGGACAGTCCTAAACAGGGGGCGAAGGGGATAGGACTCTCCAAAATTTTGTTTGATGGATTGATGCTTCATTTTGAAGTGGGAGATGGGGTAATTGTGTATGATGGGCTTTTTGTGGGTGAAACAATCCAGGGTACATTCAAACAATCCGGAATGGACCTTCCCCTAGACTTAAAAAGATCACCGGAAGGTAATGCTAAGGAAAAAGAAGTCAAAAGGCCACAAAAACCCCAGTCTCCATATAACTATGAAGTTCATTATACAGGTTTTTCCAATCAAATTGGGAATCATTTAAAGGGGACCATAACCAAACCCTTTGGGAATGGACCTTTCCCTGCGGTTATTTTAGTCAGCGGTTCGGGTCCCCAAAACCGAAATTCAGAGATTTTCGGTCATGAACCCTTTTTGGTAATGGCTGATTATTTCACCCAAAATGGCATAGTGGTTTTGCGTTACGATGAAAGAGGGGTAGGGGAATCGGAAGGTGAATTTTCCAGTGCTACTTCCGAAGATTTTTTCAAAGATGCTCAAGAGGGAATCAGGCATTTGAAATCCTTTGATTTTGTAGATACAGAAAGAATAGGAATGATCGGCCACAGTGAAGGAGGGCTCATCGCTTGGATGATGGCTGCGGAAGCTGATAATTTGGGCCTTCAATTTGCTGTTTCTTTGGCTGGACCTGTGGTTCCGATTCCAAGCTTGATGGAAAAACAAACGGAAGATGTTTCAAGATCAGCGGGAAACCCAAAAGAATTGGTGGAGCAACAAGTTAGGATAAATTCCCGCTATTATCAGATGATCATTGACAGCCGGGATCTTAATGATGCAAAATCCAAAGTGAAAGCACTGGTTAATGAAGAGATTGCAACTTATGACCTTTCTCCGGAATTGAAACAGCAACAGATCAATTCCTTGGTTCCCGCTTTGGAAAAAAGCCTAAATCCCTGGTTTTTTAATTTTATCCGGACCAATCCGGAGCTTTATATTCAACAGATTCAAATTCCGGTATTTGCTGCCTTTGGTGGAAAAGATGTTCAGGTAAATGCAGCCCAAAATGGGAATCGCCTATTGGAGCTTTTTCCTGACTTCGACACTGGGACACCCAAAATCAAAAACCGAACATTTTTGCGAGTTTTTGTTGACTTTCGTTCAAAAATAGGGTCTTTCTCAGCTTTTTACCTGAAGATTTGAGCTGTATTTCAACAGTGTAAATCCCTTTTGCTATTTCTATGGCTTTCTGAGGAGAAAGTTTTGGTCCTTTT
This Cecembia calidifontis DNA region includes the following protein-coding sequences:
- a CDS encoding ATP-dependent DNA ligase — encoded protein: MRSFAQLFQELDQSNKTSDKLDALKRYFLTAADADRLWTLALFTHKRPKRQVNTRLLRNWACEWAGIPEWLFEESYQTVGDLAETLSLLLPLTPESQDSSLAYWINYLMAMENLEEEEKKEKILHAWKVLSKEECFVFTKIITGGFRIGVSQNLVTQAVADAFGMEKTEVAHRIMGDWDPSSIDFSALILSKNLYDDLSRPYPFYLAHALDKEIADLGEVTSWQIEWKWDGIRGQLIRRKGETFIWSRGEELVTEKFPELTEMAKSLPEGTVLDGEILCYADERPLPFSLLQTRIGRKNVSKKYLKEAPVSFIAYDVLELKGKDIRNLPIKERRRLLEALSINISHQKFRISPLVKANSWEHLQEIHRDSRKIMAEGFMLKHQDSPYEVGRKRGNWWKWKIDPLTIDGVMIYAQKGHGRRADLYTDYTLAVWENDKLVPFAKAYSGLTDAEIREVDKYVKQNTQERFGPVRTVKPGLVFEIAFEGIQESPRHKSGIALRFPRIQRWRKDKPIEEANTLGDLKELLEVYGK
- a CDS encoding TonB-dependent receptor; this encodes MKRIILSVIFYLTFIQPVFSQQPCNLILRGKVVHLENNEPIEGAYIWLITEEKGAISDQQGNFRIQGICHGKVILKTQYLGHKEHLDTLEIRTNINYTIRLAAEDLRLEGVEIHGHQDALLTSNAISSIYGEFLRESRGQNLGEMLRKIPGITSYSSGQSIQKPVIHGLHSNRILIMNNGVRLEGQQWGAEHAPEIDPFLAKEIAVVKGAETVRFGPEAMGGVILVNPAPLPLKPEFSGEFDLIGFSNGRGLNAAAMVQGGSNKIRGLGYRFQTSSKIAGNIQTPGYMLDNTGVREFNFSGALGYSSSRLGAEAYFSHFQSTIGILSDSHTGNLSDLESIIENGRPFRDAVFSYRINNPKQEVDHQLFKLKAHYHLHEGAKLNLQYAFQRNHRQEFDRRRGELNNRPSLDMELFTNTLDFSFAHQTGKNWDGSIGMSLMQQANSNIPGTGVTPLIPNFDMWNLGFYAIEKFTKGPIEVEGGLRYDFRNLQSARFVNRELEQYNLDFRNFSSFLGGVYTFDRNWTFSTNIATAWRPPNVNELFSQGLHHGLAAIELGNPEFVSEESYKWLNSINFEKGNFTAELTAYFNKINNFIYLSPREEQFVSLRGTFNVFEYLQTDALLYGADLSAKWQITEALEFFSRSSLIRANDLINEGFLPFIPADRTENGLTFIFLKNPKSSGPKVTVSNLFVARQNREPDFDFAPAPHAYALWNLGLSKAFPIKDNKLNLGIQVQNLFDQSYRDYMNRFRYFTDEIGRNLFIKLNYEF
- a CDS encoding S8 family serine peptidase, which codes for MFKKIYRFIGKPAVVGGLALAFITFACQENQETPTMELEEQFIRYQNGDVIPGSFIVVLNPEGITFRKDGSYEGNQAALRTAANSLLAKYRISEEKLGFVYGTVLDGFSVRLSSEEFEVLKNDPAVKYIEKDRVISIAQGNRPGGGGGGGGSTGQVIPWGITRVGGFVNYTGNNVAWVLDTGIELTHPDLNVSTSNGFTAFTSGRDANFNDLNGHGTHVAGTIAAINNNIGVVGVAAGAPVVPVKVLDSRGSGSYSGVIAGVNWVGARGTSGDVANMSLGGPISQALDDAVLAASNNGIKFVLAAGNSSTNANNSSPARVNGPNIWTISAMNSSDVFASFSNFGNPPVDYCAPGVSINSTWLKGGYNSISGTSMASPHAAGVLLLGNAKTSGFVQNDPDGNPDPIISR
- a CDS encoding DUF3820 family protein, which translates into the protein MDREILMDLVTKTMPYGKYKGRLLCDIPEYYLVWMHRQGFPEGKLGMWLSTLYEIRINGLEGILADLKKLKK
- a CDS encoding alpha/beta hydrolase family protein, coding for MKKLTFSALLFFFFSPLCISQNLSGTWEGELQVMGQSLPLVFNFKEVNNDWSGSMDSPKQGAKGIGLSKILFDGLMLHFEVGDGVIVYDGLFVGETIQGTFKQSGMDLPLDLKRSPEGNAKEKEVKRPQKPQSPYNYEVHYTGFSNQIGNHLKGTITKPFGNGPFPAVILVSGSGPQNRNSEIFGHEPFLVMADYFTQNGIVVLRYDERGVGESEGEFSSATSEDFFKDAQEGIRHLKSFDFVDTERIGMIGHSEGGLIAWMMAAEADNLGLQFAVSLAGPVVPIPSLMEKQTEDVSRSAGNPKELVEQQVRINSRYYQMIIDSRDLNDAKSKVKALVNEEIATYDLSPELKQQQINSLVPALEKSLNPWFFNFIRTNPELYIQQIQIPVFAAFGGKDVQVNAAQNGNRLLELFPDFDTGTPKIKNRTFLRVFVDFRSKIGSFSAFYLKI